In Janthinobacterium sp. J1-1, a single genomic region encodes these proteins:
- the argP gene encoding HTH-type transcriptional regulator ArgP: MELNPKHTEAFRAVVETGSFEQAALQLHLTSPAISQRVRALESQLGNALIVRSRPARATRTGQRLMQYLKRARLLEADLEAELAVQQDAPLTLVLALNADSMGTWFFPALADILNRERVLLDLAVEDQDHTYTLLETGMAIGCISTEPKPMRGCTAEPLGVMRYWLVATPAFRRQWFAQGITRAAARAAPVVAYTRKDTLQSNYLQQALGLPDGAYPCHYVPGATSHFNAIRYGLGYGMVPELLLQANPDGKLVEMLTPKQPADVALYWHTWKVQSPRMEQLSRQIVAAARTVLK; the protein is encoded by the coding sequence ATGGAACTCAATCCCAAGCATACGGAAGCGTTTCGCGCCGTCGTCGAGACCGGCAGTTTCGAGCAGGCGGCCCTGCAACTGCACCTGACTTCGCCCGCCATCTCGCAGCGCGTGCGCGCGCTGGAAAGCCAGCTGGGCAATGCCCTGATCGTGCGCAGCCGCCCTGCCCGCGCCACGCGCACGGGCCAGCGCCTGATGCAATATCTGAAGCGCGCCAGGCTGCTGGAGGCGGACCTGGAGGCGGAACTGGCGGTGCAGCAGGACGCGCCGCTGACCCTGGTGCTGGCGCTGAACGCCGACTCGATGGGCACCTGGTTTTTCCCGGCCCTGGCCGACATCCTGAACCGTGAACGAGTGCTGCTGGACCTGGCGGTGGAGGACCAGGACCACACTTATACCTTGCTGGAAACGGGGATGGCGATCGGCTGCATCAGCACCGAACCGAAGCCGATGCGCGGCTGCACGGCCGAACCGCTGGGCGTGATGCGCTACTGGCTGGTGGCCACGCCGGCGTTTCGCCGGCAATGGTTCGCCCAGGGCATCACGCGCGCGGCGGCGCGCGCGGCGCCGGTGGTGGCCTACACGCGCAAGGACACCTTGCAGTCAAACTACCTGCAGCAGGCGCTGGGCCTGCCGGACGGCGCCTATCCCTGCCACTACGTGCCGGGCGCCACCTCGCACTTCAACGCCATCCGTTACGGCCTCGGCTACGGCATGGTGCCGGAACTGCTGCTGCAGGCCAATCCCGATGGCAAGCTGGTGGAGATGCTGACGCCGAAGCAGCCGGCCGACGTGGCACTGTACTGGCATACCTGGAAAGTGCAGTCGCCGCGCATGGAGCAGCTGTCGCGGCAGATCGTGGCGGCGGCGCGCACGGTGTTGAAGTAA
- a CDS encoding MFS transporter, producing the protein MKSMPWRDFFALVVSIGVVGLGLGATMPLTALTLDRRGVGTDVIGMITAVSALGILAASPFVSRWVGRFGARATMVGAVWAASLATIAMQCTDSLLAWSVLRFVFGGAMGVLFTIGEAWVNRLAPANARGKVVAMYTTSFTFFQLIGPALVAAFNDKISWSFAACGLLFLLALPGLMLISNSGPEQDAEEANEPGVKWTLILPRMPMIVLGAAFFALFDTLALSLLPLYAMRHGMSTELALLSATVVLVGDTGLQFALGWMADRYGRAKVHTGCGVAVCLLLPLLPFAVGTPWLWWTVLLLLGAAAGGIYMLALVACGERFTGLPLTSASAIVNATWGAASGGGPLLTGVLMQSAGVNALPAVMWVCAAIFVGSAVWEKKKGL; encoded by the coding sequence ATGAAAAGCATGCCTTGGCGTGACTTCTTTGCCCTGGTGGTCAGCATCGGCGTAGTGGGCCTGGGCTTGGGCGCCACCATGCCGCTGACCGCCCTGACGCTGGACCGGCGCGGCGTGGGCACCGACGTGATCGGCATGATCACGGCCGTCAGCGCGCTGGGCATCCTGGCCGCCTCGCCGTTCGTGTCGCGGTGGGTGGGCCGCTTTGGCGCGCGCGCCACCATGGTGGGCGCCGTATGGGCGGCGTCCCTGGCCACCATCGCCATGCAGTGCACCGACAGCCTGCTGGCGTGGAGCGTGCTGCGCTTCGTGTTCGGCGGCGCCATGGGCGTGCTGTTTACCATCGGCGAAGCCTGGGTCAACCGCCTGGCGCCCGCCAATGCACGCGGCAAGGTGGTGGCCATGTACACCACCAGCTTTACCTTTTTTCAGCTGATCGGCCCGGCGCTGGTGGCCGCCTTCAACGATAAAATCAGCTGGAGCTTTGCCGCCTGCGGCCTGCTGTTTTTGCTGGCGCTGCCGGGACTGATGCTGATCTCGAACAGCGGCCCGGAACAAGACGCCGAGGAAGCGAACGAGCCGGGCGTGAAATGGACCTTGATCCTGCCGCGCATGCCGATGATCGTGCTGGGCGCCGCCTTTTTTGCGCTGTTCGACACCCTGGCGTTAAGCCTGCTGCCGCTGTATGCGATGCGGCACGGCATGAGTACCGAACTGGCGCTGCTCTCGGCCACGGTGGTGCTGGTGGGCGACACGGGTCTGCAGTTCGCGCTGGGCTGGATGGCCGACCGCTATGGGCGTGCAAAAGTTCACACCGGCTGCGGCGTGGCCGTCTGCCTGCTGCTGCCGCTGCTACCCTTCGCGGTCGGCACGCCATGGCTGTGGTGGACGGTATTGCTGCTGCTGGGCGCCGCCGCCGGCGGCATCTACATGCTGGCGCTGGTGGCCTGCGGCGAGCGCTTTACGGGCCTGCCGCTGACCAGCGCCAGCGCCATCGTCAACGCCACCTGGGGAGCGGCCAGCGGCGGCGGCCCGCTGCTGACGGGCGTGCTGATGCAGTCGGCGGGCGTCAATGCCCTGCCGGCCGTGATGTGGGTGTGCGCCGCCATTTTCGTGGGCAGCGCGGTGTGGGAAAAGAAAAAGGGGTTATAA
- a CDS encoding gamma-glutamyl-gamma-aminobutyrate hydrolase family protein: MPRPIVLVPACHRQLGSHAYHTAQDKYLHAVVVAAGCMPLLLPALGQDADLEAALRIADGVLLTGSASNVDARLYGQEIAFPELPQDTARDATTLPLIRAALARQLPLFAICRGFQEVNVALGGSLHQAVHAVPGMLDHRENISDPLARQYGPAHRIRLTPGTLLSRILGGESEMMVNSLHGQGIARLADGLLVEALADDGLVEAYAVAAVPGFALGVQWHPEWQVEDNPQSMRMFEAFGQACREYQVTNKATNK, translated from the coding sequence ATGCCCCGTCCCATCGTCCTCGTTCCCGCCTGCCACCGCCAGCTGGGCAGCCACGCCTACCATACGGCGCAGGATAAATACCTGCACGCCGTGGTCGTGGCGGCCGGCTGCATGCCGCTGCTGTTGCCGGCGCTGGGCCAGGACGCCGACCTGGAGGCGGCGCTGCGCATCGCCGATGGCGTGCTGCTGACCGGCTCGGCCTCGAATGTCGATGCGCGCCTGTATGGCCAGGAGATTGCGTTCCCCGAATTGCCGCAGGATACGGCGCGCGACGCCACCACCTTGCCCCTGATCCGCGCCGCGCTGGCGCGCCAGCTGCCTTTGTTCGCGATCTGCCGCGGCTTCCAGGAAGTCAATGTGGCGCTGGGCGGCAGCTTGCACCAGGCCGTGCATGCGGTGCCCGGCATGCTCGATCACCGTGAAAACATCAGCGACCCGTTGGCGCGCCAGTACGGCCCCGCGCACCGCATCCGGCTGACGCCGGGCACGCTGCTGTCGAGAATACTGGGTGGCGAAAGCGAGATGATGGTCAATTCCCTGCATGGCCAAGGGATAGCCCGCCTGGCCGACGGCCTGCTGGTCGAAGCGCTGGCCGACGACGGCCTGGTTGAAGCCTATGCGGTGGCGGCGGTGCCCGGCTTTGCGCTGGGCGTGCAGTGGCATCCCGAGTGGCAGGTGGAAGACAACCCGCAATCGATGCGGATGTTCGAGGCCTTCGGCCAGGCCTGCCGCGAGTATCAGGTGACAAATAAAGCGACCAATAAATAG
- a CDS encoding type II toxin-antitoxin system RelE/ParE family toxin — translation MPTVTMRPKARIDMADIWAYIARDSERQADKFIDRIDRQLARLALQPAIGRLRNELLENLRSFPFEHYLLFYQITREGIDVVRVLHAARDINAHFTA, via the coding sequence ATGCCAACGGTCACCATGCGGCCGAAGGCGCGTATCGACATGGCGGACATATGGGCTTATATCGCTCGGGATAGCGAAAGACAGGCCGATAAGTTCATCGACCGGATTGACAGGCAATTGGCAAGACTGGCACTTCAGCCCGCCATCGGACGCTTGCGCAATGAGTTGCTGGAAAACCTGCGCAGTTTTCCATTTGAACACTACCTGCTCTTCTATCAAATCACCAGGGAAGGAATTGATGTCGTGCGGGTATTGCATGCCGCCCGCGATATCAATGCGCACTTCACTGCATGA
- a CDS encoding trimeric intracellular cation channel family protein, with product MLLYTIYLVAITAEAMSGAIMGMRRGMDLFGIVMIGTVTALGGGTIRDVLLGHYPLGWIAHPEYLLFTGGAAVVTAFVARYLHHLRSVFLIVDGLGLVAFCVIGCDIAMSAGMHPAIVVLAGMITGVFGGLLRDILCNQIPLVLQREVYATVAVFTGALYVALLHFKVDSAVAQLASIGAGLLFRFLALRFSWRLPNFNGDQVRGFE from the coding sequence ATGCTGCTCTATACGATCTACCTGGTGGCGATTACCGCCGAAGCCATGTCCGGCGCCATCATGGGCATGCGCCGCGGCATGGACCTGTTCGGCATCGTGATGATCGGCACCGTCACCGCGCTGGGCGGCGGCACCATCCGCGACGTGTTGCTGGGCCACTATCCGCTGGGCTGGATCGCCCATCCCGAATACCTGCTGTTTACGGGCGGCGCGGCCGTCGTCACGGCCTTCGTGGCGCGCTATCTGCACCATTTGCGCTCGGTATTTTTGATCGTCGACGGACTGGGACTGGTGGCGTTTTGCGTGATCGGCTGCGATATCGCCATGTCGGCCGGCATGCACCCGGCCATCGTGGTGCTGGCAGGCATGATCACCGGCGTGTTCGGCGGCCTGCTGCGCGATATTCTGTGCAACCAGATCCCGCTGGTGCTGCAGCGCGAAGTGTATGCCACCGTGGCGGTGTTTACGGGGGCCTTGTACGTGGCGCTGCTGCATTTCAAGGTCGACAGCGCGGTGGCGCAGCTGGCGTCGATCGGCGCCGGCCTGCTGTTCCGTTTCCTGGCGCTGCGGTTTTCGTGGCGCTTGCCGAATTTTAATGGTGACCAGGTTCGCGGGTTTGAGTGA
- the can gene encoding carbonate dehydratase produces MTEVTTGPALSELLQRNKRWADSMVEKNPDYFKNLEAQTSPEYLWIGCSDSRVPANELLGMPPGDVFVHRNIANVVVHSDLNCLSVLQFAVDVLKVKHVIIVGHYGCKGVHAAMTGTRIGLVDNWLRHVQDVSQKHERYLGDVLTSRQRSDRLCELNVAEQVLNVCQTTIVQDAWERGQEVSVHGWVYGLKDGVLNDLNVTITAGHELAPRMAARLARYEEVQ; encoded by the coding sequence ATGACCGAAGTAACAACCGGCCCGGCCCTGTCAGAACTGCTACAGCGCAACAAGCGCTGGGCCGATTCGATGGTGGAAAAGAATCCCGACTACTTCAAGAACCTGGAAGCGCAGACCTCGCCCGAATACCTGTGGATCGGCTGTTCCGACAGCCGCGTCCCGGCCAACGAACTGCTGGGCATGCCGCCAGGCGACGTGTTCGTGCACCGGAATATCGCCAACGTGGTCGTGCATTCCGACCTCAATTGCCTGTCCGTGCTGCAGTTCGCCGTCGACGTGCTGAAGGTCAAGCATGTCATCATCGTCGGCCATTATGGCTGCAAGGGCGTGCATGCGGCCATGACGGGCACGCGCATCGGCCTGGTCGACAACTGGCTGCGCCATGTGCAGGACGTGAGCCAGAAACACGAGCGCTATCTGGGCGACGTGCTGACCAGCCGCCAGCGCAGCGACCGCCTGTGCGAGCTGAACGTGGCCGAGCAGGTGCTCAACGTGTGCCAGACCACCATCGTGCAGGACGCCTGGGAACGCGGCCAGGAAGTCAGCGTGCACGGCTGGGTCTACGGCCTGAAAGACGGCGTGCTGAACGACCTGAACGTGACGATTACGGCCGGCCACGAACTGGCGCCGCGCATGGCGGCCCGTTTGGCCCGTTACGAAGAAGTGCAGTAA
- the gabD gene encoding NADP-dependent succinate-semialdehyde dehydrogenase, producing the protein MPTTTLTLNDPALLRQQCYINGQWRDAESGKTTDVGNPATGEVIGNVPTMGTQETAQAITAANEAWPAWRKKSAAERAAYLRRWNDLMLEHADDLALLMTAEQGKPLAESKGEVKYAASFIEWFAEEGKRVSGETLASPWPDRRIVVTKEPIGVCAAITPWNFPVAMITRKVGPALAAGCPIIVKPAGLTPFSALALAVLAERAGIPPGVFNVITGSSQEIGDELTANPLVRKLSFTGSTEVGRKLMAQCAPTIKKLSLELGGNAPFIVFDDADLDAAVEGAIASKYRNAGQTCVCANRLYVQDGVYDAFAEKLVAAVARLKVGNGVDDGVTQGPLIEEKAVKKVEQHVADALAKGGRLLAGGERHALGHSFFQPTVIADVTADMLVAKEETFGPLAPLFRFHTDDEVVALANDTEFGLAAYFYSRDIGRIWKVAEGLESGMVGVNTGLISTEVAPFGGVKQSGLGREGSSYGIDDYLVIKYICMGGI; encoded by the coding sequence ATGCCGACCACCACGCTGACCTTGAACGATCCCGCGCTGCTGCGCCAGCAATGCTATATCAACGGCCAATGGCGCGATGCCGAGAGTGGCAAGACGACGGACGTCGGCAACCCCGCCACCGGCGAGGTGATCGGCAATGTCCCCACCATGGGCACGCAGGAAACGGCGCAGGCCATCACCGCCGCGAATGAGGCCTGGCCCGCCTGGCGCAAGAAAAGCGCGGCCGAACGGGCCGCCTATCTGCGCCGATGGAATGACCTGATGCTGGAACACGCCGACGACCTGGCGCTCCTGATGACGGCGGAACAGGGCAAGCCGCTGGCCGAATCCAAGGGCGAGGTAAAGTATGCCGCCTCGTTCATCGAATGGTTTGCCGAGGAAGGCAAGCGCGTCTCGGGCGAGACGCTGGCCTCGCCGTGGCCGGACCGCCGCATCGTGGTGACGAAAGAGCCGATCGGCGTGTGCGCCGCCATCACGCCGTGGAATTTCCCGGTCGCGATGATCACGCGCAAGGTGGGCCCGGCGCTGGCGGCCGGCTGCCCGATTATCGTGAAACCGGCCGGCCTGACGCCGTTTTCCGCGTTGGCGCTGGCCGTGCTGGCCGAGCGAGCCGGTATTCCTCCCGGCGTGTTCAATGTGATCACGGGCTCGTCGCAGGAGATCGGCGATGAACTGACGGCCAACCCGCTGGTGAGGAAACTCAGTTTCACCGGGTCGACCGAAGTGGGCCGCAAGCTGATGGCGCAGTGCGCGCCGACCATTAAAAAACTGTCGCTGGAACTGGGCGGCAACGCACCGTTCATCGTGTTCGACGATGCCGATCTCGATGCGGCCGTGGAAGGCGCGATCGCCTCGAAATACCGCAACGCGGGCCAGACCTGCGTCTGCGCCAACCGCCTGTATGTGCAGGACGGCGTGTATGACGCGTTTGCCGAAAAGCTCGTGGCGGCGGTGGCCAGGCTGAAAGTCGGCAATGGCGTCGACGACGGCGTCACGCAAGGGCCGCTGATCGAAGAAAAAGCCGTGAAAAAAGTCGAGCAACATGTGGCCGACGCGCTGGCCAAGGGCGGCCGCCTGCTGGCAGGGGGCGAGCGCCATGCACTGGGCCACAGCTTCTTCCAGCCGACCGTGATCGCCGATGTGACGGCCGACATGCTGGTGGCCAAGGAAGAAACCTTCGGCCCGCTGGCGCCCCTGTTCCGATTCCACACCGACGACGAAGTCGTGGCGCTGGCCAACGACACCGAATTCGGCCTGGCCGCCTATTTCTATTCGCGCGATATCGGTCGCATCTGGAAGGTGGCGGAAGGGCTGGAATCGGGCATGGTGGGCGTCAATACGGGCCTGATCTCGACCGAAGTGGCGCCGTTCGGCGGCGTCAAGCAGTCAGGCCTGGGACGCGAAGGCTCGTCGTACGGGATCGATGATTACCTGGTGATCAAATATATCTGCATGGGCGGGATCTGA
- a CDS encoding sigma-70 family RNA polymerase sigma factor, whose protein sequence is MADTLPNDTDEELMLRYGGGDLPAFRELYRRHREGLYRFVAWRSPRRAWVDEIVQDAWASLHAARAGYQPQAAFRTWLYQLARNRLIDILRQKEALWLGAEVAAEVPSEAASPQQSFEQKQQHALLHAAIALLPAEQKEALVLQQFSAMSIAEIAVVTGAEAETVKSRLRYAMQKLRAQLDAASGKGARA, encoded by the coding sequence ATGGCCGACACCTTACCCAACGACACCGATGAAGAGCTGATGCTGCGCTACGGCGGCGGCGACCTGCCGGCATTTCGCGAACTGTACCGGCGCCATCGCGAGGGCCTGTACCGTTTCGTGGCCTGGCGCTCGCCGCGCCGCGCCTGGGTCGACGAGATCGTGCAGGATGCCTGGGCCAGCCTGCACGCGGCGCGTGCCGGCTACCAGCCGCAGGCGGCGTTTCGCACCTGGCTGTACCAGCTGGCGCGCAACCGCCTGATCGACATCCTGCGCCAGAAAGAAGCGCTGTGGCTGGGCGCCGAAGTGGCCGCCGAGGTGCCCAGCGAGGCCGCCTCGCCGCAGCAGTCGTTCGAACAGAAACAGCAGCATGCGCTGCTGCACGCGGCCATCGCGCTGCTGCCGGCGGAACAGAAGGAAGCGCTGGTGCTGCAGCAGTTCAGCGCCATGAGCATTGCCGAGATTGCCGTGGTGACGGGCGCCGAAGCGGAGACCGTGAAAAGCCGGCTGCGCTACGCGATGCAGAAATTGCGCGCGCAGCTCGACGCGGCCAGCGGCAAAGGAGCACGAGCATGA
- a CDS encoding beta-propeller domain-containing protein, whose product MSTALKTSLLLPLLLSCAAHAATAVDTTPRKTLTAFASEQALKAWLDKLAAQQLALQRRTELQMKAMPMPAPMASSASKSAEVSGAVADSVADAVTNTQTAGVDEGGIVKVHGKHLVMLRRGKLFTVNVGQQALRPVASLDAFAPGSDPSDSWYDELLVSGDTVVVIGYSYSRGGTEVGLFDIDAAGRLAYRATYHLRSNDYYSARNYASRLVGTKLVFYSPLSLNPRRGDPFGGFPALRRWRSDAVPQDFQRIAPATRIFRTDEEPESGAGITLHTVTSCDLASRELRCEASAVMGPAGRVFYVSGESVYVWTTRRGGGSSVFRLPLDGTAPSALKTAGAPVDQFSFLESADGHLNVLLRSQGRGDAMWDSDKGQGELALLRVPLNSFSDGRDSAPAASYRALPGNGDYGLQNRYVGPYLLYGQSGNSARRQVDPNWPLQPLHALRWAGKDAPQALALPHGVERIEALGNDAVAVGAKGQDLHFTSIRLGGQADIAGSYVRANAAQGETRSHGFFYKPDTGSAGVIGLPILGATERAGPRTESASVLYLRNDRLALTELGALAAKPGAPPDDGCRASCVDWYGNARPLFLQGRVFALLGYELVEGAVTEGKIRETRRISYAPAVARAR is encoded by the coding sequence ATGTCCACCGCCTTGAAAACGAGCTTGCTGCTGCCCCTGTTGCTGTCGTGCGCCGCCCATGCCGCCACCGCCGTTGACACCACCCCCAGGAAAACGCTGACGGCGTTTGCCAGCGAACAGGCTTTGAAGGCCTGGCTCGACAAGCTGGCCGCGCAGCAGCTGGCCCTGCAACGGCGCACCGAGCTGCAGATGAAAGCCATGCCGATGCCGGCGCCGATGGCCTCGTCGGCGTCCAAATCGGCCGAGGTGTCGGGGGCGGTCGCGGACTCGGTCGCGGACGCGGTTACCAACACGCAGACGGCCGGCGTCGATGAAGGCGGCATCGTCAAGGTGCATGGCAAGCACCTGGTGATGCTAAGGCGCGGCAAGCTGTTCACGGTCAACGTCGGCCAGCAGGCCTTGCGGCCGGTGGCCTCGCTCGATGCGTTTGCGCCGGGCAGCGATCCGTCCGACAGCTGGTATGACGAGCTGCTGGTGTCGGGCGACACGGTGGTGGTGATCGGCTACAGCTACAGCCGTGGCGGCACCGAGGTGGGCCTGTTCGATATCGATGCTGCCGGCCGCCTGGCCTACCGCGCCACCTATCACCTGCGTTCGAACGACTATTATTCGGCGCGCAATTACGCCAGCCGCCTGGTCGGCACCAAGCTGGTGTTTTACTCGCCGCTGTCGCTCAATCCGCGCCGCGGCGACCCGTTCGGCGGCTTTCCCGCGCTGCGCCGCTGGCGCAGTGACGCCGTGCCACAGGACTTCCAGCGCATCGCGCCGGCCACGCGCATTTTCCGCACCGATGAGGAGCCGGAATCTGGCGCCGGCATCACCCTGCATACCGTGACCAGCTGCGACCTGGCCAGCCGCGAACTGCGCTGCGAGGCGAGTGCCGTGATGGGGCCGGCCGGCCGCGTGTTCTATGTCTCCGGTGAATCCGTGTATGTGTGGACCACGCGTCGTGGCGGCGGTTCAAGCGTGTTCCGCCTGCCGCTGGACGGCACGGCGCCCAGCGCGCTGAAGACGGCCGGCGCGCCGGTCGACCAGTTTTCGTTCCTGGAAAGCGCGGACGGCCATCTGAATGTGCTGCTGCGCTCGCAGGGGCGTGGCGACGCCATGTGGGATAGCGACAAAGGGCAAGGCGAGCTGGCATTGCTGCGGGTGCCGCTGAACAGCTTTTCCGATGGCCGCGACAGCGCGCCGGCCGCCAGCTACCGGGCCTTGCCGGGCAATGGCGACTACGGTTTGCAGAACCGCTATGTGGGGCCGTACCTGCTGTATGGCCAATCCGGTAACTCGGCGCGGCGCCAGGTCGATCCGAACTGGCCTTTGCAGCCGCTGCATGCGCTGCGCTGGGCCGGCAAGGATGCGCCGCAAGCCTTGGCGCTGCCGCATGGCGTCGAGCGCATCGAAGCGCTGGGCAATGACGCGGTGGCGGTCGGCGCCAAGGGCCAGGATCTGCATTTCACCAGCATTCGCCTGGGAGGCCAGGCGGATATCGCTGGCAGCTATGTGCGCGCCAACGCGGCCCAGGGAGAAACGCGCAGCCACGGCTTTTTCTACAAGCCGGACACCGGCAGCGCAGGCGTGATCGGCCTGCCTATCCTGGGCGCCACGGAGCGCGCCGGCCCGCGTACGGAATCGGCCTCGGTGCTCTACCTGCGCAACGACAGGCTGGCCCTGACGGAGCTCGGTGCACTGGCGGCGAAGCCAGGTGCGCCGCCGGACGACGGCTGCCGCGCCTCGTGCGTCGACTGGTATGGCAATGCGCGTCCGCTGTTCCTGCAGGGCCGGGTATTCGCCTTGCTCGGTTATGAGCTGGTGGAAGGGGCGGTGACGGAAGGGAAGATACGCGAAACGCGCCGCATCAGCTATGCGCCGGCCGTGGCGCGTGCACGGTGA
- a CDS encoding type II toxin-antitoxin system ParD family antitoxin: protein MGMNINLTPQLEELVRQKVESGRYTSASEVVREALRLMEEKDQFREARLGQLRQDIQDGLDSGTSVAWSAADIKAAGRARHVTKVAGDA from the coding sequence ATGGGAATGAATATTAATCTGACACCACAACTGGAGGAACTGGTGCGCCAGAAAGTCGAATCCGGCCGCTATACCTCAGCCAGTGAAGTGGTGCGCGAGGCTTTGCGCCTGATGGAAGAGAAAGACCAGTTCAGGGAAGCCAGGCTGGGCCAGCTTCGCCAGGATATACAGGATGGGCTCGATAGCGGGACATCTGTTGCATGGAGCGCTGCAGATATCAAGGCTGCCGGCCGGGCAAGACATGTGACAAAGGTTGCCGGAGACGCATAA